Part of the Haemophilus influenzae genome is shown below.
ATTACACGAGTTAATTGTGTTGGAGTTAACGCACAATCACGCTCTAAAATATCTGGCAATGTATCAAGTGATTGCACAACAGCTTTAGCCAAAAATCCCATCTCTTGAGCAACTTCAAATGATGGCACCAGTTCGCCTGTATCTCGCTCGTATTTAAGTCTTTCGTTTTCCGCTTGCCAAAATGCTCGTCTCTCAACAGGTGACAAGCTATCAACATTAGCCGTCATTTTTTCGGCAAGTCCGATTTTGATTAAATCAGATAGCGTATAGAGCTTTAATTTGGAATTACTGCCAATAGCTGGCGTTAGTCCTGCAAGCCTTTGTGACACGGTTTGCCGATGCATTCCGACCAGTTCGGCGATCTGATTTATATTGAGTTTTAAGTCGTATAAATTATCCATAGCCGAGACCGTTAAAATGCCCAAAAAAGGGAAAAGATGATGATGACTAGAAACCTAAAAAACTGTCGAAAACCGCGAGCCCGAAACCCCGTGGAAAGGGGTATCCCCTCAGGAGTACCTTTTCTAGCCTGACTTACTCACACTAATTTATTTAATTTGTAATATTTACATTACATAGCTTAGATATAACCCCGAGATTTTTAGAGCGGGGGGATAGCTGAGATATGTGCGCATATAAAACAAAAGCGACTCTTGTCAGCCGCCTTTATTGAAGATTTAAATATTAAATACTGTCTTACCTTGCTCATTGGTAACGTAGATATGATCTCCAGTGCCAATTAAGCTGTATGCAATCTCTTTCTCAATGCCTTGATCGCCGTGCTCGTCGTCCGGTATAAAATCAATCATCATACCAATGATTTTATCTGTTGGATTGTTTCGAGCTGAGCAGTAGATTGACTCCTCGCGGATAACCTCTTTGCACTCTTGGTCGCCGTACATTGGCTGGGTGTAGTAGATGCCGTTAAGTGTGGTCGGCTTTTCTTTTAGTTTGTCCGCCAATCTGAGCATCTCTTTGTACTCACGAGAGGTCTCATCGTAAAATACAAAGCTATTACTCTCGGTGATTGACGTTACACCGTCTTGGATGATTTTAATTGTTAGCATAATTGCTCCTGTTGTTTTTATTGATAAAAAAAGACCGCACTTTAATTGGCGGTCTTGGTTTGGTTAATCCACTTATTGAGATTATCTACCTGGCTTGCGCACTTATCTCGCTCTGCTGTTACCTTAACAAGCTGTATGACTACATCACCGTATGTCTCACCAGTAAATGCTGTTTTAACACAAGGTGCGGTATAGGCTTGAGGCGGATAAATATATTCTGCTTTAGTCGTGACTTTATTTGTACAAGCGGTCAAGAACAGACTGAGGCAAACGAGTGTGAGCGCAAGGTTGAGTCTTAATGATTGTTTTAACTGATTCAGCATTTTCTGTTGCTATCCTTTCTATTTCATCATTACGCTCTTGTTGAGCAATAACGGCATCACGCTCTTGTTGTAACGCAAGGCTCAATGATTTATTAGCATTTTCTTGTTGCTGAATAGTTTGGGCTTGAGCTTGGTTCTCGGCTTTTAAACTACTTATCTTCTGAGATTGAAACCAAGTCCAACCGCACAAGCCCAAAATCAAACAAAGTGCGGTCAATTTTATGGCAGTTTCAAATCGGCTAAACATAATGCTTTCTCTTTTTCTCGGCGAACCACCAAACCTGCTAATTTTTTACCACTGGCATACACCCATCTAGGAAATTCGCCACAAGCCTTTTCATATTGTTTTGCTCGAAGATATTTAAACATCGTAGATTTGCTTACTGCCCCACAACCCACATTAAAAGTGATTGACACCGCAGAATCAAATACCGATTGCGGTAACATCTCGCCATTACCATATTTATTCACACATCGTTCAGCAATCACAATATCATTCTTCCAACGTTCGGCAATTTCCAAATCTGTGTAACGGTATTTTGGATTGATTTTCTTACCACCATATTCAGTTGAACCAATTCCAACGGTCAAAACATCCGCAGGGCATTGATACGGATCACGTCTGCAACCCTCGGCATTCCCAATAATTTCAGCACCTACAGGACTTAATCTTAGCTCGTTACCGAACTGAGCATACATTAATCCCATTACCGTAATCACAGAACAAACACCAAGAGCTTTCCTAGTTTTTGTCAAAATCATCATCAAATCCTAAAGACAATCGTTTCATTTTCACACGGTGTATTTCTTCTGCACGCCGTTCTTCATTTTTTCTAACTTTCCCTTCTTGGCATTTAGCATACATATTCACGAGACCACTTATTAAACCTATAACAAGCCCCATAATAGCCAGCCATTCTTGAAATGAATACATTGCCCAGAACGCACCAAAGCCAGACCAAAAAATACTTTGGCTTCCTGCATCTTTTAACATTTTTACACTCCACCCATTTACAGGGCTGATAAAAAAGCCCACGTATTAACGTGAGCTTGTGATAGATGGCCTTACCCCGTGCGATTTCTCGCGCAATAAAGTCTAACAAGGTAAGGAGCTATTACTGTAAACAAAAAGCCCCGACCGTTTCCGATCAGGGCTGTAAAATTTATTCGGTGAACATTACTTACACAACGACCACCTTACATCTAAATGATAGGACAAGATGACAAGGTTTGTCAATAAGTAATTTTGATATTTCTTGCATTTTGTCGTCCAGTTCGCAGAATAACAAACCCAGTTACAAGAAGTTCGTGAATTATTGCCTTCGCTAATTTTAGCTCTTTTTCAACATTCCGTATCATCGTTTTAAGGCTTGGAATGCGAATATCTGGCTTGCCTGCACACGGCTGCATTTTTATCTCTCCGCAGTTTTCACGGAGTTTAACCGCTATATGATTAATAGTGCTTTTATTAACATAATAGGAAAATACGATATAGTGTAAAGTGCGGTCGTTTTTAAGGAAAAATCTCTCAATAACTTCGCTAATCATCATTCCTGTTGAGTCATCGCAAATTG
Proteins encoded:
- a CDS encoding DUF1441 family protein, which translates into the protein MDNLYDLKLNINQIAELVGMHRQTVSQRLAGLTPAIGSNSKLKLYTLSDLIKIGLAEKMTANVDSLSPVERRAFWQAENERLKYERDTGELVPSFEVAQEMGFLAKAVVQSLDTLPDILERDCALTPTQLTRVIQVIDDVKSQMSLHIQAGDNKSEE
- the lysC gene encoding Rz1-like lysis system protein LysC; its protein translation is MLNQLKQSLRLNLALTLVCLSLFLTACTNKVTTKAEYIYPPQAYTAPCVKTAFTGETYGDVVIQLVKVTAERDKCASQVDNLNKWINQTKTAN
- a CDS encoding DUF2570 family protein, with the protein product MFSRFETAIKLTALCLILGLCGWTWFQSQKISSLKAENQAQAQTIQQQENANKSLSLALQQERDAVIAQQERNDEIERIATENAESVKTIIKTQPCAHTRLPQSVLDRLYK
- a CDS encoding lysozyme; this encodes MILTKTRKALGVCSVITVMGLMYAQFGNELRLSPVGAEIIGNAEGCRRDPYQCPADVLTVGIGSTEYGGKKINPKYRYTDLEIAERWKNDIVIAERCVNKYGNGEMLPQSVFDSAVSITFNVGCGAVSKSTMFKYLRAKQYEKACGEFPRWVYASGKKLAGLVVRREKEKALCLADLKLP
- a CDS encoding antiterminator Q family protein — encoded protein: MRKFSELSELTIEQEEFVDRYMYQWGAWVRSGRLDKPQLNIIAKLMQSVIPAEPNEPICDDSTGMMISEVIERFFLKNDRTLHYIVFSYYVNKSTINHIAVKLRENCGEIKMQPCAGKPDIRIPSLKTMIRNVEKELKLAKAIIHELLVTGFVILRTGRQNARNIKITY